In Argiope bruennichi chromosome 4, qqArgBrue1.1, whole genome shotgun sequence, the sequence CACCTATTAATATAAGCCAGGATCACGCCTTTTTTTTCCCGAACCATAATAGAACTAAAAAAGAAAgctgaaattgtaaaataaatacatgatGTATGTGAGGAAGTATTCGATGAAAATtacatgaatttcaaaatataaaatcattggtTGTTCaagttttcccttttttttatacgAGACTAGCTGATATATCAAGTATTCGGAATTAAAATCCTTTCaggtgtaatatttttaatgtaatatctaattttatatgaaattttatgatacaCAAAATCATTTTAACGTATAAAAcccttctattttatttaaatttagattatcaaatgaatcagacgatttttaaaatatcttatttttgccataaataattaatattttttatattagtactacatattttctttagaaatgatGTTAAAGCATAAGAAAGATTGTTTTCGTTTGAGTGATTAACTAAAGTTTACTTTCAAAGCttgattaaatcaaattttttaaagcaataaaaacattacaaagagatggattaaaataaaaaaataaagaaaatacatcaaaaggtaaaaaagaaaaggggATATTGGTTCACCTctaattagtttatatttaattaatttttgaattttgggaAAGTTGATAGTATTCTTTCTCAAGTCTTTTACAATAAATGGGCAACATTCGTTTGAATCCTGTCTATATTTTTTGGAGGGGATGTAGAATATACATGGTTCCGTAattacaatgacttttatttatgttaacattttcttatttttctgctttaaacAAAATGCAGCTTTCGCCTTTTCAGTTTCGCTTTGCTCAGTTTGCctatttaaattcaaagagaGTTCATTTCTTATTCTCTCGATTTCGAAATTGCcaagatttcatcaaaattctttcaaaaatgtttcgtAGCCATTATGCCTTTATACACTTGCATCCAAATGATTCGTGATTTGCTCGCGATAAAAGCTCTCAGATGTAGATTGGATGCTTTGATGCATCTCATGTGATTCGCGAAGAAATCTTTTACTATTTGTTGGCGAGCAGAAGAGGATTTAATTTAAGTGTCAATATTTTCGTATTTCTCTGCGTAGAAATGGTAAGTTTTTGCAtacactttgttttaaaaaataggattaGAATAATTGATCCCCCCCCccgttttttaatttattgtactgATTTCGATTATaattgagccgtttattttgaaaatggagcAAGTCCATTTTTCGTTATTGccagatatttaaaggtttgcgtttcaatgaattttaaaatattggtaagtattaatagatatattttttgtaagtattttgtaagtattaatagatatattttttgtaagtattttgtaagtattaatagatatattttttgtaagtattttgtaagtattaatagatatattttttgtaagtattttgtaagtattaatagatatatattttgtattttttttgtggtaccagataatgtaagtttgtaATCCTATAGCGTTTacaattctgattaaaaaaataagagttttattataactaaatggacttgtctcactttcaaaattaatgagtTATTGTAAACGTACATTTacttgggaaatatttcagtttcatcagcctttttttaataataaaaacaaaatactattcaaatttttataaatatttaatcatttgataaaaagtgaaacaaaacaaagaatgcttttgtagaaaatataacataacaattcagttttttaaaaaatttcaatgaattatacatttttagtttatacccaggtataattaaattgaattttattcaggatttaacattttaaaatgtttatgatggacgggaggtatatatggtaataaatccatcatatccttgtatttttcagatgtaataaatctcctttttttcatacataaaagataattttatatttctgaaattatttggaattatttatcttCCTCGTTGTGTggacaaatcgataattttaaattcaaaatcacatGCTATCGAAGTTTTGTTCAACATTTTCTTTGGTACaccccttgtaaatctgatccagcatatagttaatcaattcacggtttctccgtcggtatttttctttctttttaaaaccgctttttccagaggttgggttgaaaataaatttccacgtttcatttcatgtactaaaaatttattatgttttagacaattttgcattattttattgtaatcctggggaatatgcaaggaactggtttctcgattgaatagttactggatagttttattccaaaatcacgatcattcagtagaaatgaatgtcctgacaataaaaatgtGTGATCAGTGATACTGTGATCATTGTCACTGGACttgaataatcggtgatggaagtaaacatactattatcgacacacaaaattaagatatactttttattatttatgaaatacataaaccgattttcaatatcaaaaatagataactagaaacaccctagatttcagacatgatgtcaaacggcaCATTTGCTTCATCATATAACAACCGGAGcaaaattttgccgtaatatattcggtcaaatataatttcaatctaagatggactttaaccactttcaaaataaacaaattttcaatactgttaagagctgaAACTTCCATCTcccaaatactagaatctaaattttttttactataaattttttacgcataaaaagattataacaagttttatctataactgccattatccccatttctttcaaaaatggacttaccccactttcaaaataaacggttcaattattatattatcttgcTTTatgttatttctatattatactttatatgtttaatatcttgcatcgatattatattattcaattttttttatttatatactttattattatttttattaagctctttattatttatttttcattctttaattatataaaaatctttatttttttacatatctaaTGTAAGAGTTATATAATGTAATGTTATATGTAAgaatatgttgttttttattattatatatatatatataatcttaaaaacaaCATACTAGATACTGAAGTTTTGTACTAAACTTCATTTACCTCAGatgttgtatttttgttttattgcacTTATTATCTTAAGAAATTATAGATGGACTGGTGGTCAATCCTTTGACGGATTTTGTTCAGACTTAATCTACAATTAAGGTGCTGAATttgtaaaccaaattttatttatatagctctttACTCTTTCAAGTTATCATATTTCCTTCAActcaattttgatttcagtcgatctgaaaaaaggcgttcaaaatcTGCTTTCGATTTTTATTACTCGTGTATTAACCACATCTTAGTGATTAATCGCGAAAGATAGCACATTGTTCGCCAATAGTGCTGTTAATAACACACATTTGTTATAAtgtacaaaaatgttttgaggaGATTTTCCCCTCTGGTTTTAactttatgataattaaaagtaTGGTTAAACTTCAAAAGTAATCAATGATGAACACATTTTAAACTTTGTACATTTTTAGACGCTTGAACTAAATATATAATTGGATGcctgaagtatatatatataaattttctttaagttttttttcttgttgtatactaaatgttttcttcaatcatagaacaataattttaaaaaggtcaTGTAGCACCTAGAGGATTAAGCACCCCTCCCCCCGACACATATTAAGATACttgaatgatttcatttattatttttaatattttatgagcatgctttgtttcagtaaccaagttatgaattaatttaaaccatattttttaaaagagaaagtgCCACACAATTGCCTatcacaatttcaaataaaaaaaaaattaatgacatgtTAAAACTAAGCAAgcataaagaatttcattaaaattgttcgtacgaaataataatattctggCGAATTAGCTTGTTACGAAGTTTGGTTAGACTTAACTATATAAAAcaaattcgtgattttttttttttttttttttttttttttgcgaaggcaagtaaaaaaaagtatatcagtAAAAAGAGATCAtgatattttcttccattgtgaAAGCTACGGAAAAAAGGTTATGTTAAGTACCCTcgcaatttttggaattaaaaacgaaattacATTAATACAAAAGATAATACACAATATAACACGACCAATTACATTTTTAACCGTTTAACAGTTTTGCCCgaatgccatacgtgcatcgatttatcaattttgatatttgtaagcaaaaagataaatcattcataacgattataattcaatattaaaattacttcgaatatatagataagtcaagtattcaatagatttccatttgaatcaaaattattcctaaaatagaaggtgtcgtgttattaaatagtaaagaaacagttaagtggttaatggCTCTCTGGTGTTAAGAGACAAGACTCCAACTGGAGGATTATTGAACATGATGGTATTAGGAGTCATATTCCATGACATAGAATCATTTCACATTTCCTTTAGGAAAGTTCATCTGCGAgataaacagtttaaaaaaaagaatattaaaataacatgaatatCATATCCATCTCAATTTAATGATGACAATTTTTCATTCGAAGTATGACGAAGCTGTTAATGTGGTTCGAAATTTGACAGGATGTGGTTCGAAATTTGAGATTACATTCGGGAAAACGCTTGTatgaataactaaatatttaaaattctagttgtttctttaatttgtgttagactttcttttattttataaagaggaaatgcattttttatataatagttttaaagattcattcaaataatttttttggtgagccacaatttattcttaatataaaaatacaagttttattAGACAAATTGCTGCATACAAAGTTGATCCTGATAATGCCAGCAATCAGAGCAAACTGAATCGAATACAAAATAACTACTGTTTTCAGTGTATTTCTATCAACTTAACAAGAGTCAACTAATGATCCATCCGCAGTACGTTAAATCTATggattaatataagaaaaaaacatctttttgaaGAGAATATTTCGAAATGAACTCCGAATTTTGTCCGAAGAAGTTTATTCATAAATTACCTTATAGTTAcagtaaaatgtttctttatttcagCTTCACtgaattccttattttattttatgcttcagTTAAGTACATTTTGAGATCGAAATTATACATTAGATCAGAGatacacaattttattaatactctTGATTtgatcttttttcctttttattaattggaaaagcataaaattatctGTCTAGCACTGAACATATTCCGATAGCTGCGTATTTTTCCATCAAAGAAAATCCACAgtcctgcaaataaaaaaaaataacgttaaaGTATTGTTATTTGTTGAATAAGCTTTAAGTATTCACAATAAATATGCCcggattttatgaaatttgacgATTGTTCTTGTCATTTTGACAAATGGTAATATatctatatacaattaaatattttttattattgccaAATGAGAACAAGAAGTTCCTGTTTGTTTCctttgcagtttaatcatttttatccagatatttttatacttcaaatacaaaaatttctctaacatttcttaattaacatcattttaataaatagattaattatcatagtttaatttaaaaaatatttttaataaatgttatgtttttaatCTACTTTCTATAaaccatcaaataattttatcagtattttaagCTGTTaacataattattcttaaaaattcactatctgagaagaaaaaaaatctattgaaacaaCTGTTCTATGAGGCGATAAATTTTAACCTAACAAATGTGTCCAAGTCATTTTAAGAGTGATAGTTTACAcacacaaagaaagaaaataaacgtACCAGATATTTTTCGAAGTGATCACATTGATGTCTTGTTTTGAGAGAGCTGCATATAGCCTAAAAATACACACAATATATATGTTTCAACTCAGTTTTacagaaacatttttcttaatattaatggGTAAAAgtccagaattttattttacagcattcaaaatttcttgaattaacTTAATTCTTGAGCTgagaagatattttgaaaaagttgcaAATTTCAAGAACGGTTAATTGTTTCGTCACCGCTTAATGTGTGTTATCttttgctttatattatcaaaacttTTTGTCTCTGAAGCAGTGTGTTCAGATGTACACAGAAATATGTATTAGACGTAACATTATATCGCTTAAACTAGTTTTGAAGTAGAAAATTGAACAATCCTTCATTTTCAACCAGTATTAATGATTGGAATTTCTTGCTTCACTTGTAAGGATGCATTTGGGAgtcattttttccaaaaaaaatggatttcgtATCCTTTTGTCAGGATCAGAGTGGCCTCGATTGTTTTAAAGGGAAAAGGTATGCTTGAAATCTGTTGAAGTTATAAACCATGCTATGTGTGAAAGCAAAATGGATATAAAGAAACTGGTTTAAGTCTTAAAGACAGAATTGAGATTCTTAACTAATGtgagcatttatataaaatgaatcaaCGGAACATTACGGCTTAGTTGAAAATTTCGAGATTTTCGTAAACAATACGATGATGATATTGATGGAGACGAAAATGCTGAAGAATACTCTCCAACGtcgaaattaattaagattttgatattttgaaacgtCTCATGCGGCATcgttcaacaaattttaaaatacaggtggttattaaaataatagaaacaccACAAGCGaatcaaaaaatttgtattaataaaacgTGAAGTCACTTATGGCCCATAAAACAGCTTGGATTCACCTGGGAATCGAATAATAAAAGTGCTGAATAGAATTGCTGCTTTGAAATTCTATTCAGCACTTGAACAGCactagataaatttttaagcgttaaaaaattaatgtaattattagaATTAGTTCCAATTAGAAAAGCATTATAGTTGAGACTTTAAATCACTTCTGTATTTACGATGCAAGTTGATTTTGGAACCATCCTTTGCACTATGAAATTTAGGTAAGCCATGCCGTAATCCTATCGGGCTACGGATTTACACTCTATATTTTTATCTGCACTTTTTCTCTATTGTTCCAATTGATCCCCCATTGTCTTCTAATTTGTTTAGTTAGTTAAATGCAAAATCAAGAGGGATAGTAAGATTTGAAGCTTTCTTGAGATAGTATCTTTTCTTTACAATTGCATTCTGCTGTgtgcattatattttgaaagctaTTGCAAATGCTGCATACTTACTGTAAATGCGTCTATCAGCAGTCCAGTGATGTGGTGAAATATTGccgactaaaaaaaaaaaaaagtttacttagAACTGCCTTAAAATTAGTTACAATAAACAAATAGAATatcgaaatttttagatttaaaaacccATCTTGATTTAATATTAGTGTGCAAACAAAACGATAAgagtatataaataatgtataaaaattaggGCTAGTTAATATTATCGTTATAagaacaaatcaaattaatttttcatagtaaaattGATAGCGATAAAATTCCAACTTATTGTATCAATTTGATTTTTCGCCAATGTCGGTAAAATCGTACCAAACAAAATTCCATCAAGAATTTTAGGACTGGAATTAAAACCACGTTTACTATATTTCTGAATGATTACAGCATTTGGCGAGTCATCGCCACAGAAAAACTCTAATTGGGTGAAgttatcatttattttgtaattattgtctACTAAATATTCTGAtaggctgggatagcctggttggtagagcgttggattcgcgtccctaaggttgcgagttcgaaccccgccgaccgAAGATTTCccacgtgcttggtggctgacgcgcgcataaatctgtcgtggtcacaaagtcctccatgtcgagagtaataccactgggggtactggatcaggggtgatcgttctctgattcaggtctaaattacgatctgtgaatgaagtccgccccgtataaagggttgtgacatgtgtgtcgctaagtcgttctcttggccctagatggcgctgctataaaaacaacagacgctcccccaccggcttaaaatcgctgtcctcgtaacagcgggcttgtccatgataagtgccataagaaacaacaacaacaagtatTCTGAGTatagtttttgaatatatatataatataaataaataaaaatatgcttactttcttttcctattaaaataagatattgtacgatatctccaccattgcagttttaaattctaaatgctgaacaatattgtgaagatatcgtTACAATATTATTGGACATTTTGAGATAATGGAGTTATAAATGCTTATATTCGCTGAATAACTGAATTAGGATGACATGAAATAATATGGATTTAAAAcggaaatgttttcttttgaatagatATCAAAGCAAGAGCAAAATCTGAAGGTAGATTAACTAAATCACCATTTGGAACTCCACTACAATTCTATAATTTTCTAAGCACTATTTGAAGGTTAATAAGGTTTCCTTAGATCTGTTAATTTTTCTATGCagttaatgaatttgaaaaggcTTTCAAACTATGTATATCTCTGATAATACATAACTAGAggttatcttttattattaattaatttctatctatttttgGGTTTCAATAAGAGGCTGTAGAATTCCTAATTGAATTAGgattacataatttaagaaaccatatgaataatataatacacACCGTATAGGAAAAGTGGATTAACTTATATACCACTTATTCGATTTCTTTTATCAGATAAGTGAAAAATGAACTTTACTCCCGCGACATTTTCATTCtgattttatatagatttaaacatGAAGATGATagaaagtgggaaaaaaaaaagaatgtaataatgTCTTTTCAACAAGACATCACATGCTGAAGATAAAAACATTCAAGGTTAGGGGTTGGGGGAATGActcgcttaattttaattaattttctactattagtcataattattcttaaataaaattttcagtttcctCTCCACTAATTCTACCATTGAACTGAATTGCTCACAATAGAATgacattttttccttctttataaaACCAGTCTCGAAATTCTATTCCAATTTATTCTAGTTATCATGTTTCCATGGATCAAGCAAATGAAATGGGTAGAATCATTGTAAGAAATCTAGTaaaataagagagagagagagagagagttgagTCCAATATTGGAAACTGAAACTCCccaacattttcttcttttcaacatttttctacAGCAGACAAGTCCTTTTTACAAATACCTTTTGATCGTCCGTCCAGGCACAGTATTCATTTCTCAGAGGAACCAAACCAGTTGAATGGAATGGATGTCCAGCCAAAATAGCAGCTTCTTTAGTAAAGTTTTCTGCAATCGCGAAGTCCTGTAAAGAGGTGAAAATAcaacattatcttaaaaaataaagctatgtGATTATTAGCTAAATTTTAAGGTTTAAAGAGAATTATATTTGTTCGGAAAACCTaagtatataaattcatattaattgtCTAGCCATGCTCTATATCTTAAGCACTTCAGATAAGTAGTGAGCGGGACTGGTCTCGCAAAAACTTTCTCGAATGCTCTTTAACAAAGATGTTTTCTCAAAGAATGCCTTTCATTGCATTGGCGTGCAGTCATAATGAAATATGAATCTTTGGCccaaatttagttattttactaAATCTGTCGTGTGATCCTTAGCGAGGAGTTTGGCTATTAATTCCTGGTATATAGTTAAAAACAACCAAAAATAGAAtctattttagacacgttttccccaaccgattaaaaaaattttttaactcgaAACTActcttatattttacaaaatcccaaaccaaatttCCTATacttaaattattgtgttttgaaattggcgcatttacatgtttttaaaagtataggGCGACAAACGGTCAAgtccttattggatttggctcaaaatttgataagtgtctgtattatagatgttaaatctgtgtgcagAATCTTATCGatcaattttatctatctagctctcttaggtttttagttataattttaatttatattcgaacagctgaacAGACTGACTTCTcttgaacggattttgttcaaaattttgcaaatttggattaaagaccgtgtaccaaatttcattcttctagtttaatacgtttttgagttatcgtcaTTACAGACAGATGAACAGACCGATAGATTTTTTCCcacaaatgtatttttcgaattcagggagttTTAAAACGTGTAGATGGTCacaatctcgagctcgaatttttttttgacgattacaatattttttttaaatatcgtatacgagaaagtaaaagcatatttttataaatctctaCTGGAATCAACTGTATTGACACCGACTTCACCGCTTCAAAGCTAATTTTTATACGAGTAATCACTGGTCACACCAttatcagaacatttttttaaaaatctatatgatTGCATCATCATAAAAGTGAACAGATGTAAAAACAACTGAAATAACAAGTTGAATTTTGTTGATTCAACCTTTTATATTCAACgctatttcaatttatttttcacaaatgattCGTTTTGCACTTTTGAAACTTCTGATTTTTTGTGTGCCGATAACAGACTAATTTTGCTGCAGTTATGATTGATAAAAAGAGTCTTCTCAATAATTTaatagcttattaaaatattacgtcatttaattatttgatgcTTTATCTTGATTTATGAGATGAGCTAGTTAATTTCAATGTCGTTAACCGGGAGcattgattgcatttaatttcaatggaATCTTCTATGTATAATTTCCATTTATGACTCTGTTCCCTTAGcaacgtatttttaaaattccaattgcATACAGATTTAAGCTATTTAAATTCATTAGCCTTATACCTCTTCTTTTTATCAATTCTTCTAATGAAATAAAGTCGCATGATGTAAAGTCATCTAACATACAGTGTTAATGCTAAGTCCTCTTTAGAATTCTCcatctaaaatattcatttgatacaACCATTAAAATGCTACGAAGCAGTTTGTGTCTTTTAACATATTAGCTGAATTAAAACAAGCCGCTtgaaagaatgaaagaataaCAAAAACTTTTGAGCTTTacgaatatattttctaattaatcgTCTTTAGTGACCAATTGGCTCATTAGGGATGTTAgctgtgtttaatttcaattaatacacGCTGTCAGGACTAAGTTCTCTTTATTATTCATCTGAAATATTCAGTTGACtccaatattaaaatcatatgaagAAATTTGTGCCTTTTACCATATTAGCTTAATTAAAACAAGCTTATTAGAAGAATGAAAGAATAGTAACAAAAACTTCTGAACTTTCCGAATATATTTTCTAACCAATCGTCTTTATCGATCAGTTGGTTCATTGGGGATGCTGGTTGCAGTTAATTTCTACTAAATCGATAAAATATGGCTTgatgttcaaaatgttttcagcaaagcatatttatgatttaaaatttcgatggacattaaagctgtgttatttttaaTAGTCTTACTCCTGATCTGTTTAATGGGTGCATGGGCCATCCAAATAGAAACGAGCCCTATGACAGCCCTATAAAGTGCCATTAAAATCGCAACTGTCTTGGAaatctattctttaatattttcttcttcaatattGTAATTTCCCTTTCTGATTCCTCAAGTAAACTTTGGGCATAATAATCACAACTTTTCTTCTTTATATGTCAAAAAATGGAAGGAAATTACgcgatttgatataaaataaacaaaaatgatttgaatttctttacaacaataaaataatggttgtaaatttgaaaaacacgttttaaaaaaagtataaaaatttaggaaGAAATTGCATGctattaaaaaagacattttatatttttaaaatgatataaaaatgagcTCGAAAGATCGAAATTTTGGCGAACCTAAAATTTGTCCACTCGACTGCATTAAAAGTAGACATTCTCACATAACAAATTCTGGCCTAGGAATTGTAACATTCGAGTAAAGAGATGAAAGGAtatattgaagatataaaattgaaatattatattattgatgtTGATCAGGACTGATTTTTATACAGCGATgcacaaatttaagaatttatcaaTCATATAATGAGAAGATAAAAGAGCAAACACTTACTTCTTCTGTCAAATGCTCATAGCATTTCATCACTTCAGCAAAACCTTCGTCAcctgaaataaaagtaaatttcatcattagctataataaaatagttaaatctaAATGGATGCCTACTTTTTGTGTTATAGTTCTTGACAGTTAATGAtttctgataattaaataattactttctctCTTaagaggtttttttaaaaaaattttttattttatttgatggtGGTTAAAACAGGCATATTTCACTGGTGTTCATTATAAAGAATAGTTACAgaaaattgaaatggaaaaagcaaattgaactaattttatttcgtttcctTTCAGGAATCTGTTGCCATGTGTTCAaactatatttaacttttatattgctatgaaatttgttcattcatttaaattttgcaattataaatatCTGATCATCTTAACAAGCTAATGTTTTTTAAGATGTATGCAATCTATAATTGAAAAGGACTTGAAATTGTTATGCACAGAGTGTAATATTTCATTgaaccaaatttggcacacattTACTTCTTGGGTAGAAAATTCTCAGTGAGaaaggattttgaaaaaatttaattatgattttaatttatatattaattgaaattttaacattttatacccttttaaaattaaaaaaacagtttttaagtaACCTTGATTCTAATTccgtacaatttttctttaattttgataaatgttttaaaaattttgcaacaatgttttataatgttgcaatgaaattcaaattggttttattgcttcattaaaacatttattcgccgggatttgttaaaaaatattgataaataaaaaaatatgtttttttttcggacttgaattttaaagcaaaatcttCACTTTTGTTTTTACTAATGTAATCAAAGTaccatttctataaaattcacaaaatacc encodes:
- the LOC129966116 gene encoding uncharacterized protein LOC129966116; this translates as MMNSGRKTLIIAWTCILFVNLLDFALSGDMGDGSLKYEEFDMCYRYVNCDSGDEGFAEVMKCYEHLTEEDFAIAENFTKEAAILAGHPFHSTGLVPLRNEYCAWTDDQKSAIFHHITGLLIDAFTAICSSLKTRHQCDHFEKYLDCGFSLMEKYAAIGICSVLDR